The bacterium genome contains the following window.
TTGTGCTAACAACCATTGAATAACGCTTCCCCTTATGCTCTCAAAAGTTGCCTGTATCCCTCTCTTCCTCAACTCCCTTTCCAAAATTTCCTTCTTTTTCCTCAGTTTACCCTCTTCCTCCATAGGGAATTTCCCCAGGGGGGTCCCTGGCTTAGGGATGAAGGGAGATATTGATAACCTTAAAGGCAGAATCTCGCTCATCTCTTCCGAGATTTCCGCAATTCTCCTCACATCTTCCAATTCTTCCTTGGGCAAGCCAATCATAAAGTATAAACGAGCCCTTTTAAATCCCGCTTTCTTTGCCTTCTCCAAAGCCTCTCTAAGAACCTCCTCGTCAATTCCCTTATTTATCAATTCTCGCAGATGGGAAGAAGCGACCTCGGGAGCGAGGGTTATCGTCCTCTCGCCTCCTTGGGCTAAATAGCGAAGGAATTCTTCATCAAGAGCGTCCGCACGTAAAGAAGCTGCCGAGAAAGGAATGCCTTCTTTATTAAGCCATCTTCCTATCTCTCTCAATTGCAAATGGTCGCAGGTAGCAGCTCCCACCAAACCGATTTTTCTCGCTATACCTTTCCATTTAAGAGCCTCTTCTATTACATTCTCTGCGCTTCTCTCCCTATATGGAGAGAAGAAATAAGGAATTACGCAGAAACGACAACCCCTTTGACACCCCCTTGAAATCTCTATAAAGGCTGTGGAGGGAAAATCGCAAACCGGTGATATATATTGAGATGAGCCATCATACAAGTTTAAATCCATTAGCCACCTGCGTTGGTATCTATTGCCGATTGAGGGAACGAAAATTCCTTTTATTTGCGAGAGTAGTTGAAGCCTTTCACCCTTATCACGCCCTCCTTTGATAGCCTCACCGATTTCCCTAACCATTTCCTCGCCATCGCCGATGGCGATTGCGTCTGCAAACTTTGATAAAGGCAAGGGATTGATGGTGGGATAAGCTCCTCCCACGAGGATAATCGGATGTTCCTCTTTCCTTTCATCCCAGAAAAGGGGAATTTGGCTCATTTCCAATATGCGAATGAAGTTGAGACAATCCAATTCATAGGAAAGGGAGAAGGCGAGAACTTGAAACTCAGAGGGCAGCCTATCGAACTCAAGGGAACGAACCTCCGCTTCTTGAAAGAAGTATCTTTCGCAGGAAAGGTCGGGGAGCTTGTTTATTTCCCTGTAAAGAATATGCATAGCGAGACCCGCGGAGCCAGCTTTATAGGGAAGGGGAGAGATGAGTAGGAAGCGGAATTTGGCGGATTTGTAAATCGTTCCCTCCTCCTTTGCTAATAATTCCTTTCTCGCCCTTATTAAATAACTCTCCATAATCCCTTAAATTATACCACCTTTGCAATAGAAATGCATATGAAAATGGGGAAGGGAGCTTAAATATTTGCAAAGTAGGTTCCCCTTCCTCAATTGAAGGACCTGCTGCGATTTACTTCTTCTGGGTGTCCTTTTCCGTGACCTTTTGTGCCACAACATTCACGACCTTCTTGGGAGCGGCATTTTGAGCGGGGACATTTGTCGCTGGAGCGGCGAACATCAACATTGGAGAGGCTAATGCAATAGTTAGGAGATATGCAAGCTTAATCATCTTAATAATGTAATTTGTTCAAATGATGGGAAAAAACTTGTATACTCCTTAATCCATTCGCTAATATTAAGCTATGATAGAACGTACCGACCGCTGGCGCATCCTCTTCGCTCTACTCCTCGGCGTAATAATGGGACCAATTGACATCAGCATCGTCAACATTAACCTCCCCTTAATAGCTGAGACCTTCTCCGTTCCCGCTTATCGTATAGCCTGGGTCTCTATTTCCTATCTACTTATGCTCAGCACTCTGCTTCTTCCTTTTGGACGATTGGGCGATATGTTC
Protein-coding sequences here:
- a CDS encoding radical SAM protein, translating into MESYLIRARKELLAKEEGTIYKSAKFRFLLISPLPYKAGSAGLAMHILYREINKLPDLSCERYFFQEAEVRSLEFDRLPSEFQVLAFSLSYELDCLNFIRILEMSQIPLFWDERKEEHPIILVGGAYPTINPLPLSKFADAIAIGDGEEMVREIGEAIKGGRDKGERLQLLSQIKGIFVPSIGNRYQRRWLMDLNLYDGSSQYISPVCDFPSTAFIEISRGCQRGCRFCVIPYFFSPYRERSAENVIEEALKWKGIARKIGLVGAATCDHLQLREIGRWLNKEGIPFSAASLRADALDEEFLRYLAQGGERTITLAPEVASSHLRELINKGIDEEVLREALEKAKKAGFKRARLYFMIGLPKEELEDVRRIAEISEEMSEILPLRLSISPFIPKPGTPLGKFPMEEEGKLRKKKEILERELRKRGIQATFESIRGSVIQWLLAQGDERMGDVLLYAYKRGGSFSAWRKGYEKVYG